A region of Diadema setosum chromosome 15, eeDiaSeto1, whole genome shotgun sequence DNA encodes the following proteins:
- the LOC140239319 gene encoding beta-1,3-galactosyltransferase 1-like, translating into MKTTRRIVFHITFCLLVLCFLRDRIIRSGVTVYKRDVNATLVDPGPECLRHKSDTNHRANIARIQRGVEGWVRRVDPHNYTYILNPTKKCESFDSETDHLLLLIFVNSAPDHFLNRNFIRNTFGRQPSWPLLELNNQSMRLIFSLGAVDDTVMQSRINDESTLFGDIVQEDFIDDYLNMTLKTVMGLKWATNFCSRAAYVMKIDDDVLINAPKISQVLREAPKKRFTMGDLHSHAIVRDPKSKWGKFYTPKHLWPSKKFPPFFTGPAYIFSMDVAKKVYKAAMETPLFPWSDVYIGMCSMKAKVLLKNQKGFIASELSRNEDKPLPTGPKEIENYNKLYTTFHIPVLHMAQLWEIWTNRTVVL; encoded by the coding sequence ATGAAGACCACAAGGCGAATCGTATTCCATATCACCTTCTGCCTCTTGGTGCTCTGTTTCTTGCGAGATCGAATAATCCGGAGCGGAGTGACTGTCTACAAGCGAGATGTCAACGCGACGCTGGTCGACCCGGGGCCCGAATGTCTGCGTCACAAGTCCGATACGAATCATCGCGCTAACATCGCCCGGATCCAACGCGGCGTAGAAGGATGGGTACGTCGTGTCGATCCCCACAACTACACCTATATTTTAAATCCGACGAAGAAGTGCGAAAGTTTCGATTCGGAGACGGACCACTTGCTCCTATTGATCTTCGTCAATTCTGCCCCGGATCACTTCCTTAACAGGAATTTTATTCGGAATACTTTCGGCAGACAGCCGTCTTGGCCGCTTCTCGAGCTCAACAACCAGTCGATGCGACTCATCTTCTCGCTAGGAGCCGTGGACGACACCGTCATGCAGTCTCGAATCAACGATGAGTCCACTTTATTTGGTGACATTGTCCAGGAGGACTTCATCGATGACTACCTTAACATGACCCTCAAGACAGTGATGGGACTGAAGTGGGCCACGAACTTCTGCAGTCGTGCGGCATACGTCATGAAAATCGACGACGACGTCTTGATAAACGCGCCAAAGATATCGCAAGTTTTACGAGAGGCACCGAAAAAGCGCTTCACTATGGGCGATCTCCATTCGCACGCCATCGTGCGAGATCCGAAGAGCAAGTGGGGAAAGTTCTACACCCCGAAACACCTGTGGCCCTCCAAGAAATTCCCACCGTTTTTCACTGGACCCGCGTACATATTCTCCATGGACGTAGCGAAGAAAGTGTACAAAGCGGCGATGGAAACACCCTTGTTTCCTTGGTCTGATGTTTACATTGGAATGTGCAGTATGAAGGCTAAAGTTCTCTTGAAAAACCAAAAAGGGTTCATTGCATCAGAACTCAGCAGAAACGAGGACAAACCTCTCCCAACAGGCCCAAAGGAGATAGAAAATTACAATAAACtatacactacatttcatatTCCCGTTTTGCACATGGCACAGTTGTGGGAGATATGGACAAACAGAACTGTCGTTCTTTGA